One genomic window of Actinoalloteichus hoggarensis includes the following:
- a CDS encoding GNAT family N-acetyltransferase yields MTRPRPAGVLLTGRNLILRDFQDTDVDAVHAIAGDPEVTRFTDWGPNTMQDSVTFIADAVAQARETPRAEFHLAAVDAATGVLVGSVAVGVTDPAHRQGELGYVFHRDHWGRGLATEAATLLLSFGFTRLALRRISATCHPDNLASARVLEKAGLRREGRLRSNRYVRDTWRDSLLFAALDDD; encoded by the coding sequence ATGACCAGACCCCGACCCGCAGGCGTCCTCCTCACCGGTCGAAACCTCATCCTGCGGGACTTCCAGGACACCGACGTCGACGCCGTCCACGCCATCGCGGGAGACCCGGAGGTCACCCGGTTCACCGACTGGGGCCCCAACACCATGCAGGACAGCGTGACCTTCATCGCCGACGCCGTGGCCCAGGCCCGCGAGACGCCCCGCGCCGAGTTCCACCTGGCCGCCGTCGACGCCGCCACCGGCGTGCTCGTCGGCTCGGTCGCCGTGGGCGTCACCGACCCCGCCCACCGCCAAGGGGAACTCGGCTACGTGTTCCACCGCGACCACTGGGGCAGGGGCCTGGCCACCGAGGCCGCCACCCTGCTCCTGTCCTTCGGTTTCACCCGACTGGCACTGCGGCGCATCTCGGCCACCTGCCACCCCGACAACCTCGCCTCGGCGCGCGTGCTGGAGAAGGCGGGACTGCGGCGCGAAGGCCGACTCCGCAGCAACCGCTACGTCCGAGACACCTGGCGCGACTCCCTGCTCTTCGCGGCCCTCGACGACGACTGA
- a CDS encoding putative protein N(5)-glutamine methyltransferase — MSASSTSATHASITTRLRAAGCVYAEDEAHLLVSAAVTSADLTAMVERRAAGLPLEHILGWAEFHGRRIAVDPGVFVPRRRTEFLVDQALRLAHDNRRHVTPPPVPVIVDLCCGSGAVGAALLAVLDQAELHAVDVEPAAVACARRNLTEAGGHVHHGDLYTPLPSTLLGRVDILVANVPYVPTEEIDLLPPEARLHEPRTALDGGADGLDVLRQVAAAAPHWLAARGALLIETSGRQLPRAVTAFTDHGLVPEVATSDDGHATVVIGRPARTPLRTAGTTRPPTNPRRDEPRHT, encoded by the coding sequence ATGTCGGCTTCCTCCACATCCGCCACCCACGCCTCGATCACCACCCGCCTCCGCGCCGCAGGCTGCGTCTACGCCGAGGACGAGGCACACCTGCTCGTCTCCGCGGCCGTCACCTCCGCCGACCTCACGGCCATGGTGGAACGTCGCGCCGCCGGACTGCCCCTGGAACACATCCTGGGCTGGGCCGAGTTCCACGGACGACGCATCGCCGTGGACCCCGGCGTGTTCGTCCCCCGCCGCCGCACCGAGTTCCTCGTCGACCAGGCCCTCCGCCTGGCCCACGACAACCGGCGACACGTCACACCGCCGCCGGTGCCCGTGATCGTGGACCTGTGCTGCGGATCCGGCGCCGTCGGCGCCGCACTCCTGGCCGTCCTCGACCAGGCCGAACTGCACGCCGTCGACGTGGAACCCGCCGCCGTGGCCTGCGCCCGCCGAAACCTGACCGAGGCGGGCGGCCACGTCCATCACGGCGACCTGTACACCCCGCTGCCCTCGACATTGCTCGGCCGCGTCGACATCCTGGTCGCCAACGTCCCCTACGTCCCCACCGAGGAGATCGACCTCCTCCCCCCGGAGGCACGCCTGCACGAGCCCAGGACCGCGCTGGACGGCGGTGCCGACGGACTCGACGTCCTCCGCCAGGTCGCCGCCGCCGCCCCGCACTGGCTCGCCGCGCGCGGCGCGCTGCTCATCGAGACGAGCGGACGACAGCTGCCGCGAGCGGTCACCGCGTTCACCGACCACGGCTTGGTCCCCGAGGTCGCCACCTCCGACGACGGCCACGCGACGGTCGTCATCGGCAGGCCCGCCCGAACCCCCCTCCGCACCGCCGGAACCACCCGGCCCCCGACGAACCCCCGCCGGGACGAACCGCGGCACACCTGA
- a CDS encoding dihydrofolate reductase family protein, with translation MRDVVYSLSVSLDGFMRSVDGDISWSEPDAELLEFHNELARAVGTSLYGRRLYEDMAAYWPSVADDPAANPQEADFARIWLDMPKVVFSRTLARVEHNSRLVADDLAGEVARLKALPGGDLELGGAGIAASFLREGLIDEFRLFVHPVVLGGGTPYFPASSAPVPLRLAGTRVFDSSGVVFLRYRRAGRE, from the coding sequence ATGCGTGACGTCGTCTACTCGTTGTCGGTCTCGCTGGACGGGTTCATGCGGTCCGTCGACGGTGACATCTCGTGGAGTGAACCCGATGCGGAGCTGCTCGAGTTCCACAACGAGCTGGCTCGTGCGGTCGGCACGTCGTTGTACGGGCGTCGTCTGTACGAGGACATGGCCGCCTATTGGCCGTCGGTGGCCGACGATCCGGCGGCGAACCCGCAGGAGGCGGATTTCGCCCGGATCTGGCTGGACATGCCGAAGGTGGTGTTCTCCCGGACGTTGGCGAGGGTCGAGCACAACAGCAGGCTCGTGGCCGACGATCTCGCCGGGGAGGTGGCGCGGCTGAAGGCGCTGCCGGGTGGCGATCTGGAGTTGGGCGGGGCGGGCATCGCGGCGAGTTTCCTGCGGGAGGGTCTGATCGACGAGTTCCGGCTGTTCGTCCATCCCGTCGTCCTGGGTGGGGGCACCCCGTACTTCCCGGCGTCGTCGGCGCCGGTGCCGCTGCGGCTGGCGGGCACCCGTGTCTTCGACTCGTCGGGTGTGGTGTTCCTGCGGTATCGGCGGGCCGGACGGGAGTGA